The sequence below is a genomic window from Deltaproteobacteria bacterium.
TCGCCCCCTACACCGGCGTGACGATGGGGGAGTACTTCCGCGACAACGGCCAGCACGCGCTGATCATCTACGACGATCTCTCCAAACAGGCCGTGGCGTACCGGCAGCTTTCGCTGCTGCTGCGCCGCCCGCCGGGTCGCGAGGCCTATCCGGGCGACGTCTTCTACCTGCACAGCCGCCTGCTCGAGCGCGCCGCGAAGCTCTCGAAGGACCGCGGCGGCGGCTCCTTGACCGCGCTCCCCATCATCGAGACCCAGGCAGGCGACGTCTCCGCGTACATTCCTACCAACGTCATCTCGATCACCGACGGGCAGATCTTCCTCGAGACCGACCTCTTCAACGCCGGCCAGCGGCCCGCAATCAACGCCGGCATCTCCGTCTCCCGGGTAGGCGGCAACGCGCAGATCAAGGGGATGAAGAAGATCGCCGGCAGCCTGCGTCTCGAACTGGCCCAGTACCGCGAACTCGCGGCGTTCTCGCAGTTCGGATCCGACCTGGACAAGGCGACGCAGGAGACGCTCGCCCGCGGCGCCCGCCTCACCGAGATCCTCAAGCAGGGTCAGTACGTGCCGATGGCCGTCGAGAAGCAGATCATCCAGATCTACGCCGGGACACAGAAGCACAAGAGCGGCGTGGTCTGGATCCGCAACATCGAGGTGACGGACGTCCAGCGCTACATGCAGGAACTAATCGAGTTCATGGAGACGCGCCATCCGCAGGCGTTGAAGCTCCTGCGTGAGAAGAAGGACCTCACCGACGACGTGCGCACCGCGCTGGATCAGGCGCTCGAGGAGTTCAAGAGCGTCTTCAAGCCAACGCCGGCGAAGGCATAAATGGCCTCCCTTCGCGCCATCCGCACCCGGATCAAGTCGGTGCGGAACACGCAGAAGATCACCAAGGCGCTGAA
It includes:
- a CDS encoding F0F1 ATP synthase subunit alpha → MAEIRADEISRILREQIKGYGKQVEVSETGTVLSTGDGIARVYGLEGVMAGELVEFPKELIGLVLNLEEDSVGVALMGEQQHLREGDVVKRTGRIADVPVGPEVVGRVLNALGEPIDGKGPVGGKERRKIEVKAPGIVARESVKEPMQTGIKAIDSMIPIGRGQRELIIGDRQTGKTAVAVDAVINQKGQNMFCIYVAIGQKQSTVARVVDRLNHHGSMEYTTVVTANASDPAPLQFLAPYTGVTMGEYFRDNGQHALIIYDDLSKQAVAYRQLSLLLRRPPGREAYPGDVFYLHSRLLERAAKLSKDRGGGSLTALPIIETQAGDVSAYIPTNVISITDGQIFLETDLFNAGQRPAINAGISVSRVGGNAQIKGMKKIAGSLRLELAQYRELAAFSQFGSDLDKATQETLARGARLTEILKQGQYVPMAVEKQIIQIYAGTQKHKSGVVWIRNIEVTDVQRYMQELIEFMETRHPQALKLLREKKDLTDDVRTALDQALEEFKSVFKPTPAKA